The proteins below are encoded in one region of Syntrophotalea carbinolica DSM 2380:
- the rfbD gene encoding dTDP-4-dehydrorhamnose reductase has protein sequence MPNQKRRVAIVGARGMLARMVLRSAPSEWDIVALSHPQFDLTDRASARMGLSAFQPDVIINCAAYTDVDGAESNEALAFSVNAVGPGNLAQVAKELNATLVHFSSDYVFGGDKTAPYRETDCPDPRSIYGKSKLQGEQLIQDSGLERFFIVRTSWLYGPGGKNFVESMIRLAQQREELRIVADQFGSPTYTADLTQAALNLLAEETTDTRKKRTPDPLYGIYHYANEGQCSWHRFAEEIVSLLKTNGETIKAKLILPIPTTAYPLPAPRPSYSVLSKAKYRKTTGAIVPNWRQALARYMANRLNSQSHPQGGSP, from the coding sequence ATGCCGAATCAAAAACGCCGGGTGGCCATTGTCGGTGCCAGAGGAATGCTCGCCCGCATGGTGCTGCGATCGGCGCCGTCCGAGTGGGACATTGTCGCCCTTAGCCACCCCCAATTCGACTTGACCGACCGGGCCTCCGCCAGGATGGGGCTGAGTGCCTTTCAGCCTGATGTCATCATCAACTGCGCGGCCTACACCGACGTGGATGGTGCGGAATCAAACGAAGCTCTTGCTTTTTCGGTAAATGCCGTTGGCCCTGGAAATCTGGCACAGGTCGCCAAAGAGCTCAACGCAACCCTGGTGCACTTCTCTTCCGACTATGTTTTCGGCGGCGACAAAACAGCCCCTTACCGCGAGACCGACTGTCCGGACCCCCGGTCGATTTACGGCAAATCGAAGCTCCAGGGCGAACAGCTGATACAGGACAGCGGCCTGGAGCGATTCTTTATCGTCCGCACCAGCTGGCTGTATGGTCCCGGCGGGAAAAATTTTGTCGAATCCATGATCCGGTTGGCGCAACAACGCGAAGAATTGCGTATCGTGGCAGACCAGTTCGGTTCGCCCACCTACACAGCCGACTTGACGCAGGCTGCGCTAAACCTCCTTGCCGAGGAAACAACGGACACCAGGAAAAAGCGCACCCCAGATCCCCTTTATGGCATTTACCATTACGCCAACGAGGGGCAATGCAGTTGGCACCGGTTTGCGGAAGAGATCGTATCGCTGCTGAAAACCAACGGAGAAACCATTAAAGCGAAGCTCATTCTCCCTATTCCCACAACGGCATACCCCTTGCCGGCACCCCGCCCATCCTATTCCGTGTTATCCAAAGCAAAGTACCGAAAGACTACCGGCGCCATCGTCCCCAACTGGCGCCAGGCACTGGCTCGGTATATGGCAAACCGGCTGAATTCTCAAAGCCACCCCCAAGGCGGAAGCCCTTAA
- the rfbB gene encoding dTDP-glucose 4,6-dehydratase: protein MKKILVTGGCGFIGSNFIHVARQFLPDIAIINLDKLTYAGNPSNLRGLEQGSGYRFVAGDICDIDLVSRIFTEEKIDTVVHFAAESHVDRSIEGPAEFIQTNIVGTFNLLEAARKTWLAQPADENRDKRFLHVSTDEVYGSLGATGFFTETTPYDPRSPYSASKASSDHLVSAYFHTYGLPTLITNCSNNYGPYQFPEKLIPLIINNALNGKPLPVYGDGKNVRDWLFVADHCHAILQVLARGRIGETYNIGGNNERQNIEVVHTICDILDEKVGLLASGKPRRELISFVKDRAGHDRRYAIDASKIGNDPGWQPAVTFEEGIRRTIDWYLDNPDWSAAILDGSYREYYQKMYGVKLETVAP from the coding sequence ATGAAAAAAATATTAGTAACCGGCGGATGCGGATTCATAGGATCCAATTTTATCCATGTGGCCCGGCAATTTCTCCCGGACATTGCCATCATCAACCTCGACAAGCTGACCTATGCCGGCAACCCATCCAACCTCCGCGGACTGGAACAGGGATCCGGATACCGTTTTGTGGCCGGCGATATCTGCGACATCGACCTCGTGTCCCGGATTTTCACGGAAGAGAAGATTGACACCGTGGTGCATTTCGCCGCCGAATCCCACGTCGACCGCAGCATCGAGGGGCCCGCCGAGTTCATCCAGACCAATATTGTCGGCACATTCAATCTACTCGAAGCAGCTCGCAAAACCTGGCTGGCGCAACCCGCAGACGAGAACCGCGATAAGCGCTTCCTGCACGTCAGCACCGATGAGGTTTACGGGTCGCTGGGAGCTACCGGGTTTTTCACCGAAACCACGCCCTACGATCCGCGCTCGCCCTACTCTGCGAGCAAGGCCTCTTCCGACCACCTGGTCAGCGCCTATTTTCACACCTACGGCTTGCCCACCCTCATCACCAACTGCTCAAACAATTACGGACCGTATCAGTTTCCTGAAAAACTGATCCCGCTGATCATCAACAATGCGCTGAACGGCAAACCGTTGCCGGTCTATGGAGATGGCAAAAACGTGCGCGACTGGCTCTTTGTCGCAGATCACTGCCATGCCATCCTCCAGGTGCTGGCGCGCGGCAGAATCGGGGAAACCTACAATATCGGCGGCAACAACGAGAGACAGAACATAGAGGTCGTGCACACGATTTGCGATATTCTGGATGAGAAAGTAGGGTTGTTAGCTTCGGGTAAACCCCGGCGGGAACTGATCTCTTTCGTCAAGGACCGCGCCGGACACGATCGGCGCTATGCTATCGACGCCTCCAAGATCGGCAACGATCCCGGCTGGCAACCAGCGGTTACCTTTGAGGAAGGCATTCGCCGAACCATCGATTGGTATCTGGACAACCCGGATTGGTCCGCCGCCATCCTGGACGGCTCTTACCGGGAGTATTATCAAAAAATGTATGGCGTGAAGCTTGAGACCGTCGCCCCCTGA